A single region of the Hyphomicrobiales bacterium genome encodes:
- the trbB gene encoding putative conjugal transfer protein TrbB (Evidence 3 : Putative function from multiple computational evidences): MNGAAMTASHREPEAIARGARMLRTALGASIARFLEDPGVVEVMLNPDGRIWVDRLSEGLADTGEKLSAVDGERIVRLVAHHVGAEVHARNPRVSAELPETGERFEGLLPPVVAAPAFAIRKPAVAVFTLDDYVTAGIMTSLQAEVLRLNVATRANILVAGGTSTGKTTLTNALLAEVAKTSDRVVIIEDTRELQCAAPNLVAMRTKDGVATLSDLVRSSLRLRPDRIPVGEVRGSEALDLLKAWGTGHPGGIGTIHAGSGIGALRRLEQLIQEAVITVPRALIAETIDLVAVLAGRGSSRRLVELARVDGLGPDGDYAITPATTSKGDPS, from the coding sequence GGCGATCGCACGCGGCGCGCGGATGCTGCGCACCGCGCTTGGGGCATCGATCGCCCGGTTTCTGGAAGATCCCGGTGTGGTCGAGGTGATGCTGAACCCGGATGGCCGCATCTGGGTGGATCGGCTGTCCGAAGGGTTGGCCGATACGGGGGAGAAGCTGTCCGCGGTCGATGGCGAGCGGATCGTCCGGCTGGTCGCCCATCATGTCGGCGCGGAGGTTCATGCCCGCAACCCGCGTGTATCGGCGGAGCTACCCGAAACCGGCGAGCGGTTCGAGGGACTATTACCGCCCGTTGTCGCCGCACCTGCCTTCGCCATCCGCAAGCCTGCCGTCGCCGTGTTCACGCTTGATGACTATGTGACCGCCGGGATAATGACCAGTCTTCAGGCCGAAGTGCTGCGTCTGAACGTCGCCACACGGGCCAACATCCTCGTCGCCGGTGGCACCTCCACCGGCAAAACCACACTGACCAACGCTTTGCTCGCCGAAGTGGCAAAGACCTCGGATCGCGTCGTCATCATCGAGGACACGCGCGAGTTGCAATGCGCCGCGCCCAACCTTGTGGCCATGAGGACCAAGGATGGCGTCGCCACGCTTTCCGATCTGGTTCGCTCCAGCCTTCGCCTGCGGCCTGATCGTATTCCCGTCGGCGAGGTGCGCGGCTCCGAAGCTCTCGATCTGCTCAAAGCCTGGGGAACGGGACATCCCGGCGGCATCGGCACCATCCATGCCGGTTCCGGCATCGGTGCGTTGCGCCGCCTCGAACAGCTCATCCAGGAAGCTGTCATCACTGTCCCGCGCGCGCTGATCGCCGAGACCATCGACCTTGTTGCTGTCCTTGCCGGGCGCGGATCGTCGCGCCGGCTGGTCGAACTCGCCCGCGTCGATGGGCTGGGGCCGGACGGCGACTACGCCATTACCCCCGCTACCACCTCGAAAGGAGACCCTTCATGA
- a CDS encoding Conjugative transfer protein TrbC, whose translation MIRTISRGCRIMATAAATVSISLMLAPAAHASGSSMPWEAPLQSILQSIEGPVAKIIAVIVIIATGLALAFGDTSGGFRRLIQIVFGLSIAFAASSFFLSFFSFGGGALI comes from the coding sequence ATGATCCGCACGATTTCGCGCGGCTGCCGCATCATGGCAACCGCCGCTGCCACTGTTTCCATCAGTCTGATGCTGGCGCCTGCCGCACACGCCTCCGGTTCGTCGATGCCCTGGGAGGCACCGCTTCAGTCGATCCTCCAATCGATCGAAGGGCCGGTCGCCAAGATCATCGCGGTGATCGTCATCATCGCCACCGGCCTTGCACTGGCCTTCGGCGATACTTCGGGCGGTTTCCGCCGCCTGATCCAGATCGTCTTCGGCCTCAGCATCGCCTTCGCCGCCAGTTCGTTCTTCCTGTCGTTCTTTTCGTTCGGCGGCGGGGCGCTCATCTGA
- a CDS encoding Type IV secretion system protein VirB3, with amino-acid sequence MAGGLEQLDAVPGFTIPVHRALTEHILLGGAPRSIAIVNGTLAGAVGLGLRLWLVGIAIWAVGHFLAVWAAKRDPLFVEVGRRHLRIPGHLSV; translated from the coding sequence ATGGCGGGCGGCCTCGAACAGCTCGACGCGGTGCCGGGATTCACGATCCCGGTCCATCGGGCGCTGACCGAGCATATCCTGCTCGGCGGCGCGCCGCGCTCCATCGCCATCGTCAACGGCACGCTGGCCGGGGCAGTCGGCCTCGGCCTTCGTCTCTGGCTGGTTGGTATCGCCATCTGGGCGGTTGGACACTTCCTCGCGGTATGGGCAGCTAAACGCGATCCGCTCTTCGTCGAGGTCGGGCGCAGGCATCTGCGCATCCCCGGTCATTTGTCGGTGTGA
- a CDS encoding Conjugal transfer protein trbE, which yields MMNLTEYRRTSARLSDYLPWAALVGPGVVLNKDGSFQRTAKFRGPDLDSAVAAELVAVAGRINNAVRRLGSGWSIFVEAQRSEAATYPASQFPDAASALVDAERKAGFEEVGTHFVSGYFLTFLWLPPAEDAARAETWLYEGREQSGVNPHELMRGFIDRTDRVLALLDGFMPECRWLDDAGTLTYLHATISTNRHRVRVPEVPMHLDALLADQPLTGGLEPRLGDQHLRVLTIIGFPTVTTPGLLDEMNRLAFPYRWSTRAILMDKTDATKLLTKIRRQWFAKRKSIAAILKEVITNEQSALVDTDASNKALDADMALQELGADVAGMAYVTATVTVWDADPRIADEKLRLAEKIIQGRDFTAMPETVNAVDAWLGSIPGHAYANVRQPPISTLNLAHMIPLSAVWAGPERNEHLGAPPLLYGKTEGSTPFRLSLHVGDVGHTLVVGPTGAGKSVLLALMALQFRRYERNQIFAFDFGGSIRVSALAVGGDWHDLGGGLTEGSEVSVSLQPLARIDDAYERSWAADWIAAILMREGMAITPEVKEHVWTALTSLASAPVSERTITGLAVLLQSNDLKQALRPYCIGGAYGRLLDAEAEHLGHADVQAFEMEGLVGTGAAPAVLAYLFHRIGDRLDGRPTLLIIDEGWLALDDEGFANQLREWLKTLRKKNASVIFATQSLSDIDGSNVAPAIIESCPTRLLLPNERAIEPQITAIYRRFGLNDRQIEILARATPKRDYYCQSRRGNRLFELGLSEVGLALCAASSKTDHTRIADLVAEHGQDGFLSAWLRDRGVEWAADLIPDLTNLIPQSEKES from the coding sequence ATGATGAACCTCACTGAATATCGCCGCACCTCCGCACGGCTTTCCGACTATCTGCCATGGGCAGCCCTGGTTGGTCCCGGTGTCGTGCTGAACAAGGACGGCAGTTTCCAGAGGACCGCGAAGTTTCGCGGGCCGGATCTGGATTCCGCCGTCGCCGCCGAACTGGTTGCGGTCGCCGGTCGCATCAACAACGCAGTGCGCCGTCTGGGTTCGGGCTGGTCGATCTTCGTCGAGGCGCAGCGTTCTGAGGCTGCGACCTATCCCGCGAGCCAGTTTCCCGATGCGGCCTCTGCTCTGGTCGATGCCGAGCGCAAGGCCGGGTTCGAGGAAGTGGGCACGCATTTCGTGTCCGGCTATTTCCTGACCTTCCTCTGGCTTCCACCCGCCGAGGACGCGGCCCGTGCCGAAACCTGGCTCTATGAAGGTCGTGAGCAATCCGGCGTCAATCCACATGAGCTGATGCGCGGCTTCATCGACCGCACCGACCGTGTGCTGGCCTTGCTGGACGGCTTCATGCCGGAATGCCGCTGGTTGGATGACGCTGGCACGCTCACCTATCTGCATGCCACCATCTCGACCAACCGTCATCGTGTCCGTGTACCCGAAGTGCCCATGCACCTCGATGCGCTGCTGGCCGACCAGCCCCTGACCGGCGGGCTTGAGCCCCGCCTGGGCGATCAGCATCTGCGCGTCCTGACCATCATCGGCTTCCCGACAGTGACTACGCCCGGCCTGCTCGACGAGATGAACCGGCTGGCGTTCCCATATCGCTGGTCCACCCGCGCCATCCTGATGGACAAGACGGATGCAACGAAGCTGCTGACCAAAATCCGCCGCCAGTGGTTCGCCAAGCGCAAGTCCATCGCCGCGATCCTCAAGGAGGTGATAACCAACGAACAATCGGCGCTGGTGGACACCGATGCGTCCAACAAAGCGCTCGATGCCGACATGGCCTTGCAGGAACTTGGCGCTGACGTCGCGGGCATGGCCTATGTCACGGCGACCGTCACAGTCTGGGACGCCGATCCGCGGATCGCTGATGAAAAGCTGCGTCTCGCCGAGAAGATCATACAGGGCCGTGACTTCACGGCCATGCCCGAAACCGTCAATGCCGTCGATGCCTGGCTCGGCTCGATCCCCGGACATGCCTACGCCAATGTCCGGCAGCCACCGATCTCGACGCTCAACCTTGCCCACATGATCCCGCTATCGGCCGTGTGGGCGGGGCCGGAACGGAACGAACACCTCGGAGCGCCCCCCTTGCTGTACGGCAAGACCGAAGGTTCCACGCCGTTCCGGCTTTCTCTTCATGTCGGTGACGTGGGCCATACCCTCGTCGTCGGCCCGACCGGCGCAGGCAAGTCTGTGCTGCTGGCGCTGATGGCACTGCAATTTCGTCGCTACGAACGCAACCAGATCTTCGCCTTCGATTTCGGAGGATCGATCCGCGTATCCGCGCTCGCAGTGGGTGGCGACTGGCATGACCTCGGCGGCGGTTTGACCGAGGGATCGGAGGTTTCTGTCTCCCTGCAACCGCTCGCACGGATCGATGACGCTTATGAGCGATCATGGGCCGCTGACTGGATCGCTGCAATCCTGATGCGTGAAGGCATGGCTATCACGCCAGAGGTGAAAGAGCATGTCTGGACGGCGCTGACTTCGCTGGCATCCGCACCCGTTAGCGAGCGCACCATCACCGGCCTCGCGGTCCTCTTACAATCCAATGACCTCAAGCAGGCGTTGCGGCCATATTGCATTGGGGGCGCCTATGGCCGGTTGCTCGATGCCGAGGCAGAACATCTCGGTCATGCCGATGTGCAAGCCTTCGAGATGGAGGGACTGGTCGGCACGGGCGCAGCGCCTGCTGTGCTGGCCTATCTGTTTCATAGGATCGGCGACCGGCTCGATGGTCGCCCAACACTGCTCATCATCGACGAAGGCTGGCTGGCGCTAGATGATGAGGGCTTCGCCAATCAACTGCGTGAATGGCTGAAGACGCTTCGCAAGAAGAACGCTTCCGTCATCTTCGCCACGCAAAGTCTGTCCGACATCGACGGCAGCAATGTCGCGCCCGCAATCATCGAAAGCTGCCCGACACGGCTTCTGCTGCCGAATGAACGTGCGATCGAGCCTCAGATCACCGCGATCTACCGGCGCTTCGGCCTCAATGATCGGCAGATCGAGATCCTCGCACGGGCCACGCCCAAGCGGGACTATTACTGCCAATCGCGGCGCGGCAACCGTCTGTTCGAGTTGGGCCTTTCCGAAGTCGGGCTCGCGCTTTGCGCCGCATCATCAAAAACCGATCACACCCGCATCGCCGATCTTGTCGCCGAGCATGGGCAGGACGGCTTTCTCTCCGCCTGGCTGCGCGATCGCGGTGTCGAATGGGCGGCCGATCTGATCCCCGATCTCACCAATCTCATCCCCCAGAGCGAAAAGGAATCCTGA